The following coding sequences are from one Tachysurus vachellii isolate PV-2020 chromosome 7, HZAU_Pvac_v1, whole genome shotgun sequence window:
- the LOC132848689 gene encoding SH3 domain and tetratricopeptide repeat-containing protein 1 isoform X2, translating to MKATLMLTMDQQNMASLRVNSGCQRFGPYRHELSVEHNSNDLDNKDTFKSLDIENKPLRTSGSVKGTPAVSEDKIPTVLGLQLAIAQGPDRLPADKNTQEVLCGKLRVLEADLCNITSLLSEFSAHLVSINSEERTIFITFKSFEEIWKFTTYHRMGFLRQCLGNVLLNQEFWLNALDQEGSGIEVSFNEEALNQMYLGFLMQEGSFFGSCTVNQMFDSSTSGSDLYLEMGDIALFEPPFLGSGWTVLSLADGSRGTKARPALEPVIPFHEWFLKSCPEWVLVGSGKTCSNVPFQIAVGICEATEVYDGNGPDELSFEAGDRIIITGLLVNCFEWFMGKLERTGDTGLVKTSLVKATDSLSESDEIYMKEENKNIFNLEQETIKKETIAFLKKTCQSNLTTVYKLEVRYLICIWRVENRQEQLEECRRKIAPKKDSANSRSIEDGPSNGEYADRKRNITNILGEIRDHLQNEQTQDSERLQTDEQIGSTASPNEIPYFTVCSEQDGAGPDGYCSLLSFLSSRDHQPEFQLLYAAYPEFLQLHFQGHSDEEELVAYLGVVREIARKKRMSWAQSRICFLLGQLCAGRSKFSQARVYYEEALSIPRDYFTDIYLLSAIYSNLALIYLTQKNAEKYLAVSERFAALLLADCNYLSGTEDPEVLKFALKKAVLSQNKSAEARVCFLLSKFYLKLGEGMSAVPFIERLQILADEMPGTCDKMQSHGFLLLARLYSDYGLLHLAESSAQQACQQVSSSVTDCFCSISLLLENARELYGVDIPAQVAPCLTRAAALESFDMEPSISHAYALCLSWLFHKHGMPKRAVQYMCDFLNHASATVLSHSDASAALIWVAWLYICDLQPHSALDVLDSVLSSLPEHCTTRLEGVIYNMRGITLRHTGDVKQAAENFHAAVDVCEEFEDRCNWAIALANLGFLSLQANVERAAEEQLTQAIELFCELEDEDHELNFVVVLLALGKLYVSQGFCEKGKVYYEWALLTSILYDNSESQLQATRHLCMLYSEACPDEAQCIIYNEHQLNLLQQTGDRTLEAEILEKISLLYLSLGTEKANRCALDYTKRSIGIYIDMGMKRKVAHGWLQAGKIYHILKQTELVDLYVQVAQDIALSTGDTLFIVELLEAAGDMFYNTTQDREKAVCFYRDRALPIAVKTSSVRCQLRLCNKLAELLLHLGQYREALEYAQTALEISVNLADHLNVRVAFHRLATLYHCLSQFELAEHHFLKALSLCPSPMQFDEEALYYVKVYQTLGDIIFHDLKDPFDAAGYYHLALAAAMDLGNKKSQLELCTRLATIYHNFLMDRELSLHFYQRARAFAADLNIRRINLSPDQCFRTTSQYRITASQETS from the exons ATGAAGGCTACTTTGATGTTGACTATGGATCAACAGAACATGGCGAGTTTAAGGGTGAACTCGGGATGCCAAAGATTTGGACCATACCGACATGAATTGTCTGTAGAGCACAACAGCAATGATCTGGATAATAAAGACACGTTCAAAAGCCTTGACATAG AAAATAAGCCCTTAAGAACATCAGGGAGTGTAAAAGGGACCCCAGCAGTTTCTGAAGACAAAATCCCTACAG TGTTGGGGCTTCAGCTGGCAATAGCACAAGGTCCGGACCGGCTTCCTGCTGACAAGAACACACAGGAAGTTCTGTGCGGGAAACTGCGTGTGCTGGAGGCTGACCTCTGCAATATTACATCCTTGCTCTCT GAATTCTCTGCTCATCTGGTGTCCATCAACAGTGAGGAAAGAACCATATTCATcacttttaaatcatttgagGAAATATGGAAGTTCACCACATACCACAGAATGG GTTTCCTACGTCAGTGTTTGGGGAATGTTCTTTTGAACCAAGAATTCTGGCTTAATGCTTTAGACCAGGAAGGCTCGGGAATTGAGGTGTCATTTAATGAGGAGGCTCTTAATCAGATGTACTTAGGCTTTCTGATGCAAGAAG GCTCATTTTTTGGGAGTTGCACAGTGAATCAGATGTTTGACAGCTCCACATCAGGCAGTGATCTTTATCTTGAGATGGGTGATATTGCTCTGTTTGAGCCTCCGTTCCTGGGCTCGGGCTGGACTGTGCTATCTCTGGCAGACGGATCAAGAGGGACTAAAGCTCGGCCAGCACTGGAACCTGTCATCCCATTTCATGA GTGGTTTCTGAAGTCCTGTCCTGAATGGGTTTTGGTAGGCAGTGGAAAAACATGCTCAAATGTCCCATTTCAAATTG CTGTAGGTATCTGTGAGGCTACAGAGGTGTATGATGGTAATGGCCCCGATGAGCTCAGTTTTGAGGCTGGTGATCGCATCATCATCACAGGCCTACTAGTAAACTGTTTTGAGTGGTTCATGGGCAAGCTGGAGAGGACTGGTGATACGGGACTTGTGAAAACAAGCCTTGTAAAAGCAACTGATTCTCTTTCTGA ATCTGATGAAATCTAtatgaaagaagaaaacaagaacaTTTTCAACTTGGAACAAGAGAcgattaaaaaagaaactattgcttttttaaagaaaacttgCCAAAGCAATCTTACTACAGTCTACAAACTTG AGGTGAGATACCTTATTTGTATATGGCGAGTCGAAAACAGACAGGAGCAGTTAGAAGAATGCAGACGTAAAATAGCACCAAAAAAGG ATTCAGCAAATTCAAGGTCAATTGAAG ATGGACCCAGCAACGGTGAATatgcagacagaaagagaaatatcACCAATATTTTGGGTGAAATAAGGGATCATCTTCAAAATGAGCAGACACAAGACAGTGAGAGGCTCCAAACAGATGAGCAGATCGGATCCACAGCGTCACCCAACGAAATCCcttattttactgtttgttcAGAACAGGATGGTGCCGGTCCAGATGGATACTGTTCCCTTCTGTCCTTTTTAAGCAGCCGGGATCACCAGCCTGAGTTTCAGCTTCTCTATGCTGCGTACCCAGAATTCCTCCAGTTGCATTTCCAGGGCCACAGTGATGAGGAGGAGCTGGTAGCATATTTAGGTGTGGTTCGGGAAATAGCCAGAAAAAAACGGATGTCATGGGCACAGAGCAGAATCTGTTTTCTCTTGGGACAGTTGTGTGCAGGAAGGTCAAAGTTCTCCCAGGCTCGTGTCTATTATGAGGAAGCGTTAAGCATACCCAGAGACTATTTTACAGACATCTACCTTCTCTCTGCTATCTACTCTAACCTGGCTCTCATTTATCtcacacaaaaaaatgcagagaaGTATCTTGCTGTATCTGAACGCTTTGCTGCTTTACTACTGGCAGACTGTAACTATTTATCTGGCACAGAAGACCCTGAGGTGTTGAAGTTTGCACTGAAAAAGGCTGTTTTGTCCCAGAACAAATCTGCAGAAGCCCGCGTCTGTTTCCTGCTGTCCAAATTTTATCTGAAGCTTGGAGAAGGGATGAGTGCAGTGCCTTTCATTGAGCGGCTACAGATTTTGGCAGATGAGATGCCTGGAACTTGTGACAAGATGCAAAGTCATGGTTTTTTACTTTTAGCAAGGCTTTATAGTGACTACGGTCTTCTTCACCTAGCTGAGAGCTCAGCACAGCAAGCATGTCAACAG GTGTCTTCATCAGTCACTGATTGTTTCTGCAGCATCTCTTTGCTGTTAGAGAATGCCCGAGAACTGTATGGTGTAGACATCCCAGCACAAGTGGCTCCATGTTTGACTCGAGCTGCTGCTTTAGAATCTTTTGACATGGAGCCCAGTATTTCACATGCCTATGCCCTGTGCCTGTCTTGGCTCTTCCACAAACATGGCATGCCTAAAAGGGCAGTTCAGTACATGTGTGACTTCCTCAACCATGCCTCTGCTACCGTGCTCAGCCACTCTGATGCCAGCGCTGCACTTATCTGGGTGGCATGGTTGTATATCTGTGACCTGCAACCCCACAGTGCTCTGGATGTCCTGGACTCAGTCCTGTCCTCCCTCCCCGAGCACTGTACAACCCGGCTGGAGGGTGTCATTTATAATATGCGTGGCATCACTTTGAGACATACCGGTGATGTCAAACAAGCTGCAGAGAACTTCCATGCTGCAGTCGATGTCTGTGAGGAGTTTGAAGACAGATGCAACTGGGCCATAGCACTTGCAAACTTGGGCTTCTTGAGTTTACAGGCCAATGTGGAAAGGGCAGCAGAAGAACAGCTCACGCAGGCAATAGAGCTATTCTGTGAGCTAGAGGATGAAGATCATGAGCTGAACTTTGTTGTTGTGCTTCTAGCGCTTGGAAAGCTTTATGTCTCGCAGGGTTTTTGTGAGAAAGGAAAGGTCTACTATGAGTGGGCCCTGCTGACTTCCATCCTTTATGATAACTCAGAGA GCCAGCTGCAAGCTACCCGTCACCTGTGCATGCTGTACAGTGAAGCATGTCCTGATGAAGCTCAGTGCATCATTTACAATGAACACCAGCTGAACCTGCTtcagcagacaggagacagAACCCTGGAGGCAGAGATATTGGAAAAGATCAGTCTGCTGTACCTCAGCCTGGGTACAGAGAA GGCAAATAGATGTGCTCTGGACTACACCAAAAGAAGCATAGGGATCTACATTGACATGGGGATGAAGAGGAAAGTGGCTCACGGCTGGCTTCAGGCAGGAAAAATCTACCACATCCTCAAACAGACTGAGCTGGTGGATCTCTATGTGCAG GTAGCGCAGGACATTGCTTTAAGCACAGGAGACACATTATTCATTGTGGAGCTGCTGGAGGCAGCTGGGGACATGTTCTATAACACCACACAGGATAGAGAGAAAGCTGTCTGCTTCTACAGG GATCGAGCTCTCCCGATCGCAGTGAAGACAAGCAGTGTGCGTTGTCAGCTCAGGTTGTGTAATAAGCTAGCAGAGTTGCTGCTCCATTTGGGACAGTATCGAGAAGCTCTGGAGTATGCACAGACTGCATTAGAGATCAGTGTCAATCTGG CTGACCATTTGAACGTGCGTGTGGCGTTCCATCGGCTGGCTACGCTCTACCACTGCCTGAGTCAGTTTGAGCTGGCTGAGCACCACTTCCTCAAGGCGCTCTCACTCTGTCCCTCACCCATGCAGTTTGATGAGGAAGCTCTGTACTATGTCAAAGTCTATCAAACTCTAGGTGACATTATCTTCCATGATCTAAAG GACCCATTTGATGCAGCAGGTTATTACCATCTTGCCCTGGCAGCTGCCATGGACCTTGGCAATAAAAAGTCTCAGCTTGAGCTGTGCACTCGCCTGGCCACTATCTACCACAACTTCCTCATGGATCGTGAGCTTTCCCTGCACTTCTATCAACGGGCCCGTGCCTTCGCTGCTGATCTCAATATCCGCCGCATCAACCTATCACCAGACCAGTGTTTTCGCACCACATCCCAATACAGGATCACAGCCTCGCAGGAGACGAGCTAG
- the LOC132848689 gene encoding SH3 domain and tetratricopeptide repeat-containing protein 1 isoform X1, whose amino-acid sequence MKATLMLTMDQQNMASLRVNSGCQRFGPYRHELSVEHNSNDLDNKDTFKSLDIENKPLRTSGSVKGTPAVSEDKIPTVLGLQLAIAQGPDRLPADKNTQEVLCGKLRVLEADLCNITSLLSEFSAHLVSINSEERTIFITFKSFEEIWKFTTYHRMGFLRQCLGNVLLNQEFWLNALDQEGSGIEVSFNEEALNQMYLGFLMQEGSFFGSCTVNQMFDSSTSGSDLYLEMGDIALFEPPFLGSGWTVLSLADGSRGTKARPALEPVIPFHEWFLKSCPEWVLVGSGKTCSNVPFQIAVGICEATEVYDGNGPDELSFEAGDRIIITGLLVNCFEWFMGKLERTGDTGLVKTSLVKATDSLSESDEIYMKEENKNIFNLEQETIKKETIAFLKKTCQSNLTTVYKLEEVRYLICIWRVENRQEQLEECRRKIAPKKDSANSRSIEDGPSNGEYADRKRNITNILGEIRDHLQNEQTQDSERLQTDEQIGSTASPNEIPYFTVCSEQDGAGPDGYCSLLSFLSSRDHQPEFQLLYAAYPEFLQLHFQGHSDEEELVAYLGVVREIARKKRMSWAQSRICFLLGQLCAGRSKFSQARVYYEEALSIPRDYFTDIYLLSAIYSNLALIYLTQKNAEKYLAVSERFAALLLADCNYLSGTEDPEVLKFALKKAVLSQNKSAEARVCFLLSKFYLKLGEGMSAVPFIERLQILADEMPGTCDKMQSHGFLLLARLYSDYGLLHLAESSAQQACQQVSSSVTDCFCSISLLLENARELYGVDIPAQVAPCLTRAAALESFDMEPSISHAYALCLSWLFHKHGMPKRAVQYMCDFLNHASATVLSHSDASAALIWVAWLYICDLQPHSALDVLDSVLSSLPEHCTTRLEGVIYNMRGITLRHTGDVKQAAENFHAAVDVCEEFEDRCNWAIALANLGFLSLQANVERAAEEQLTQAIELFCELEDEDHELNFVVVLLALGKLYVSQGFCEKGKVYYEWALLTSILYDNSESQLQATRHLCMLYSEACPDEAQCIIYNEHQLNLLQQTGDRTLEAEILEKISLLYLSLGTEKANRCALDYTKRSIGIYIDMGMKRKVAHGWLQAGKIYHILKQTELVDLYVQVAQDIALSTGDTLFIVELLEAAGDMFYNTTQDREKAVCFYRDRALPIAVKTSSVRCQLRLCNKLAELLLHLGQYREALEYAQTALEISVNLADHLNVRVAFHRLATLYHCLSQFELAEHHFLKALSLCPSPMQFDEEALYYVKVYQTLGDIIFHDLKDPFDAAGYYHLALAAAMDLGNKKSQLELCTRLATIYHNFLMDRELSLHFYQRARAFAADLNIRRINLSPDQCFRTTSQYRITASQETS is encoded by the exons ATGAAGGCTACTTTGATGTTGACTATGGATCAACAGAACATGGCGAGTTTAAGGGTGAACTCGGGATGCCAAAGATTTGGACCATACCGACATGAATTGTCTGTAGAGCACAACAGCAATGATCTGGATAATAAAGACACGTTCAAAAGCCTTGACATAG AAAATAAGCCCTTAAGAACATCAGGGAGTGTAAAAGGGACCCCAGCAGTTTCTGAAGACAAAATCCCTACAG TGTTGGGGCTTCAGCTGGCAATAGCACAAGGTCCGGACCGGCTTCCTGCTGACAAGAACACACAGGAAGTTCTGTGCGGGAAACTGCGTGTGCTGGAGGCTGACCTCTGCAATATTACATCCTTGCTCTCT GAATTCTCTGCTCATCTGGTGTCCATCAACAGTGAGGAAAGAACCATATTCATcacttttaaatcatttgagGAAATATGGAAGTTCACCACATACCACAGAATGG GTTTCCTACGTCAGTGTTTGGGGAATGTTCTTTTGAACCAAGAATTCTGGCTTAATGCTTTAGACCAGGAAGGCTCGGGAATTGAGGTGTCATTTAATGAGGAGGCTCTTAATCAGATGTACTTAGGCTTTCTGATGCAAGAAG GCTCATTTTTTGGGAGTTGCACAGTGAATCAGATGTTTGACAGCTCCACATCAGGCAGTGATCTTTATCTTGAGATGGGTGATATTGCTCTGTTTGAGCCTCCGTTCCTGGGCTCGGGCTGGACTGTGCTATCTCTGGCAGACGGATCAAGAGGGACTAAAGCTCGGCCAGCACTGGAACCTGTCATCCCATTTCATGA GTGGTTTCTGAAGTCCTGTCCTGAATGGGTTTTGGTAGGCAGTGGAAAAACATGCTCAAATGTCCCATTTCAAATTG CTGTAGGTATCTGTGAGGCTACAGAGGTGTATGATGGTAATGGCCCCGATGAGCTCAGTTTTGAGGCTGGTGATCGCATCATCATCACAGGCCTACTAGTAAACTGTTTTGAGTGGTTCATGGGCAAGCTGGAGAGGACTGGTGATACGGGACTTGTGAAAACAAGCCTTGTAAAAGCAACTGATTCTCTTTCTGA ATCTGATGAAATCTAtatgaaagaagaaaacaagaacaTTTTCAACTTGGAACAAGAGAcgattaaaaaagaaactattgcttttttaaagaaaacttgCCAAAGCAATCTTACTACAGTCTACAAACTTG AAGAGGTGAGATACCTTATTTGTATATGGCGAGTCGAAAACAGACAGGAGCAGTTAGAAGAATGCAGACGTAAAATAGCACCAAAAAAGG ATTCAGCAAATTCAAGGTCAATTGAAG ATGGACCCAGCAACGGTGAATatgcagacagaaagagaaatatcACCAATATTTTGGGTGAAATAAGGGATCATCTTCAAAATGAGCAGACACAAGACAGTGAGAGGCTCCAAACAGATGAGCAGATCGGATCCACAGCGTCACCCAACGAAATCCcttattttactgtttgttcAGAACAGGATGGTGCCGGTCCAGATGGATACTGTTCCCTTCTGTCCTTTTTAAGCAGCCGGGATCACCAGCCTGAGTTTCAGCTTCTCTATGCTGCGTACCCAGAATTCCTCCAGTTGCATTTCCAGGGCCACAGTGATGAGGAGGAGCTGGTAGCATATTTAGGTGTGGTTCGGGAAATAGCCAGAAAAAAACGGATGTCATGGGCACAGAGCAGAATCTGTTTTCTCTTGGGACAGTTGTGTGCAGGAAGGTCAAAGTTCTCCCAGGCTCGTGTCTATTATGAGGAAGCGTTAAGCATACCCAGAGACTATTTTACAGACATCTACCTTCTCTCTGCTATCTACTCTAACCTGGCTCTCATTTATCtcacacaaaaaaatgcagagaaGTATCTTGCTGTATCTGAACGCTTTGCTGCTTTACTACTGGCAGACTGTAACTATTTATCTGGCACAGAAGACCCTGAGGTGTTGAAGTTTGCACTGAAAAAGGCTGTTTTGTCCCAGAACAAATCTGCAGAAGCCCGCGTCTGTTTCCTGCTGTCCAAATTTTATCTGAAGCTTGGAGAAGGGATGAGTGCAGTGCCTTTCATTGAGCGGCTACAGATTTTGGCAGATGAGATGCCTGGAACTTGTGACAAGATGCAAAGTCATGGTTTTTTACTTTTAGCAAGGCTTTATAGTGACTACGGTCTTCTTCACCTAGCTGAGAGCTCAGCACAGCAAGCATGTCAACAG GTGTCTTCATCAGTCACTGATTGTTTCTGCAGCATCTCTTTGCTGTTAGAGAATGCCCGAGAACTGTATGGTGTAGACATCCCAGCACAAGTGGCTCCATGTTTGACTCGAGCTGCTGCTTTAGAATCTTTTGACATGGAGCCCAGTATTTCACATGCCTATGCCCTGTGCCTGTCTTGGCTCTTCCACAAACATGGCATGCCTAAAAGGGCAGTTCAGTACATGTGTGACTTCCTCAACCATGCCTCTGCTACCGTGCTCAGCCACTCTGATGCCAGCGCTGCACTTATCTGGGTGGCATGGTTGTATATCTGTGACCTGCAACCCCACAGTGCTCTGGATGTCCTGGACTCAGTCCTGTCCTCCCTCCCCGAGCACTGTACAACCCGGCTGGAGGGTGTCATTTATAATATGCGTGGCATCACTTTGAGACATACCGGTGATGTCAAACAAGCTGCAGAGAACTTCCATGCTGCAGTCGATGTCTGTGAGGAGTTTGAAGACAGATGCAACTGGGCCATAGCACTTGCAAACTTGGGCTTCTTGAGTTTACAGGCCAATGTGGAAAGGGCAGCAGAAGAACAGCTCACGCAGGCAATAGAGCTATTCTGTGAGCTAGAGGATGAAGATCATGAGCTGAACTTTGTTGTTGTGCTTCTAGCGCTTGGAAAGCTTTATGTCTCGCAGGGTTTTTGTGAGAAAGGAAAGGTCTACTATGAGTGGGCCCTGCTGACTTCCATCCTTTATGATAACTCAGAGA GCCAGCTGCAAGCTACCCGTCACCTGTGCATGCTGTACAGTGAAGCATGTCCTGATGAAGCTCAGTGCATCATTTACAATGAACACCAGCTGAACCTGCTtcagcagacaggagacagAACCCTGGAGGCAGAGATATTGGAAAAGATCAGTCTGCTGTACCTCAGCCTGGGTACAGAGAA GGCAAATAGATGTGCTCTGGACTACACCAAAAGAAGCATAGGGATCTACATTGACATGGGGATGAAGAGGAAAGTGGCTCACGGCTGGCTTCAGGCAGGAAAAATCTACCACATCCTCAAACAGACTGAGCTGGTGGATCTCTATGTGCAG GTAGCGCAGGACATTGCTTTAAGCACAGGAGACACATTATTCATTGTGGAGCTGCTGGAGGCAGCTGGGGACATGTTCTATAACACCACACAGGATAGAGAGAAAGCTGTCTGCTTCTACAGG GATCGAGCTCTCCCGATCGCAGTGAAGACAAGCAGTGTGCGTTGTCAGCTCAGGTTGTGTAATAAGCTAGCAGAGTTGCTGCTCCATTTGGGACAGTATCGAGAAGCTCTGGAGTATGCACAGACTGCATTAGAGATCAGTGTCAATCTGG CTGACCATTTGAACGTGCGTGTGGCGTTCCATCGGCTGGCTACGCTCTACCACTGCCTGAGTCAGTTTGAGCTGGCTGAGCACCACTTCCTCAAGGCGCTCTCACTCTGTCCCTCACCCATGCAGTTTGATGAGGAAGCTCTGTACTATGTCAAAGTCTATCAAACTCTAGGTGACATTATCTTCCATGATCTAAAG GACCCATTTGATGCAGCAGGTTATTACCATCTTGCCCTGGCAGCTGCCATGGACCTTGGCAATAAAAAGTCTCAGCTTGAGCTGTGCACTCGCCTGGCCACTATCTACCACAACTTCCTCATGGATCGTGAGCTTTCCCTGCACTTCTATCAACGGGCCCGTGCCTTCGCTGCTGATCTCAATATCCGCCGCATCAACCTATCACCAGACCAGTGTTTTCGCACCACATCCCAATACAGGATCACAGCCTCGCAGGAGACGAGCTAG